The proteins below are encoded in one region of Hordeum vulgare subsp. vulgare chromosome 3H, MorexV3_pseudomolecules_assembly, whole genome shotgun sequence:
- the LOC123440424 gene encoding probable WRKY transcription factor 70, protein MAFQQEAVGKLREELGRGYNLSAKLLALLNQPSHLLDCRAQEMAMAISQELSQVFRASLSMLKPGDSSRVAEGRATEPEAALTEDSIGQPTPAKDKRISGDEVTPPRIGKEEEITAEPYKDGYKWKKYGQKNIKNRKFARGIFVSDLTVNKLSTNKRLYFRCMHSHERGCWAKKQLQQEDSSIGSPPLYKVTYLNDHTCHQVFPIVNITSANLPATSTTTRNGAQFAPACRHLHDGGNGELEDIIMTSTFTTVIGGAAYAAPSSTPLPSLPPMDESPSDLASYEAGGGQSPSLLDLSLGLDEAMMDEMYFSCGSPFPPVEAPAAPWSLSSLPPLPPMEASSVGPAAYMPSRGGHSMSLDAMTMTEIFLWSSPLFSPR, encoded by the exons ATGGCATTTCAGCAAGAGGCCGTAGGAAAGCTGAGGGAGGAGCTCGGCCGCGGCTATAATCtcagcgccaagcttctggcgttgCTCAACCAACCCAGCCACCTCCTCGATTGCCGTGCCCAGGAGATGGCTATGGCGATAAGCCAAGAGCTTTCTCAGGTGTTCAGGGCGTCTCTGTCGATGCTCAAGCCCGGCGATAGTAGTAGGGTGGCGGAAGGCAGGGCGACAGAGCCAGAGGCAGCGCTCACAGAGGATAGCATCGGCCAGCCCACTCCGGCGAAGGATAAACGCATCAG TGGAGATGAGGTTACTCCCCCAAGAATTGGTAAAGAAGAGGAGATTACAGCCGAGCCTTACAAGGATGGCTACAAATGGAAAAAATATGGGCAAAAGAACATTAAGAACAGAAAATTTGCAAG GGGTATATTTGTTAGTGATTTAACAGTCAATAAGCTGTCAACCAACAAAAG GTTGTACTTCCGATGCATGCATAGCCATGAGCGCGGCTGCTGGGCCAAGAAGCAGCTGCAGCAGGAGGATAGCAGCATCGGCAGCCCTCCATTGTACAAGGTCACCTACCTGAACGATCACACGTGCCACCAAGTGTTTCCCATAGTGAACATCACCAGTGCAAATTTACCCGCGACGAGCACTACGACAAGGAACGGCGCCCAGTTTGCTCCTGCATGCCGCCACCTCCACGACGGCGGGAACGGCGAATTAGAGGACATAATCATGACCTCGACCTTCACCACGGTCATCGGCGGAGCTGCATATGCTGCTCCGTCTTCGACGCCCTTGCCTTCGCTGCCGCCAATGGACGAGAGCCCGAGCGATCTGGCGTCGTACGAAGCGGGTGGCGGACAGTCGCCGAGCCTGCTGGACTTGAGCCTGGGCCTGGACGAGGCGATGATGGACGAGATGTATTTCTCATGCGGTTCGCCATTTCCTCCCGTCGAGGCACCCGCAGCTCCatggtcgttgtcgtccttgccgCCGCTGCCGCCCATGGAAGCGAGCTCGGTTGGTCCGGCGGCGTACATGCCGTCCCGGGGTGGACACTCAATGAGCCTGGACGCGATGACGATGACGGAGATTTTTCTCTGGAGCAGCCCGCTGTTTTCTCCACGTTGA